One genomic region from Nymphaea colorata isolate Beijing-Zhang1983 chromosome 10, ASM883128v2, whole genome shotgun sequence encodes:
- the LOC116262752 gene encoding polcalcin Cup a 4-like: MKMNCFNPNYKKKSPRRNPTPATDCSNLSRSPEQSSSNSGAKCSAAPPAAASSLSIQDSGDLRQVFEKFDANGDGRISTDELESMLRCLGFAGSREEVEAMMREADTDGDGFVNLDEFLHMNTQETDASKCMEDLRNAFTIFDRDKNGLISADELHQVLRSLGDSATLSACKDMIRGVDQNGDGQVNFEEFMMMMTKSPR; this comes from the coding sequence ATGAAGATGAATTGCTTCAATCCCAACTACAAGAAAAAATCCCCCAGGCGAAACCCTACCCCCGCAACCGATTGCAGCAATCTTTCCCGCTCGCCGGAACAGTCGTCTTCCAACTCCGGCGCCAAGTGCTCGGCGGCCCCGCCCGCGGCCGCTTCCTCGCTCTCCATCCAGGATTCCGGCGACCTGCGCCAGGTGTTCGAGAAGTTCGACGCGAACGGCGACGGGCGGATCTCCACCGACGAGCTAGAGTCGATGCTTCGGTGCCTCGGGTTCGCCGGGTCcagggaggaggtggaggcgatGATGCGGGAGGCGGACACCGACGGCGACGGTTTCGTGAACCTCGACGAGTTCTTGCATATGAACACGCAGGAGACGGACGCGTCCAAGTGCATGGAGGATCTGAGGAATGCGTTCACGATCTTCGATCGGGACAAGAACGGCCTGATCTCCGCGGACGAGCTGCATCAGGTGCTCAGGAGCCTGGGGGACAGCGCGACCCTGAGCGCCTGCAAGGACATGATCCGCGGCGTCGATCAGAACGGCGACGGCCAGGTCAATTTCGAGGAgttcatgatgatgatgacgaaaTCCCCCAGATGA